One Streptacidiphilus rugosus AM-16 genomic window carries:
- the istB gene encoding IS21-like element helper ATPase IstB: MSFPHPPAIPEELDKLMRRMRLPYMRKAAPDVLATARAQRWDPAEVLRLLISEEVTGRDAATRRLRRHAANFPTGKTLASWRAEDSTIPEPTQNSLVTLEWIGRAENLVIAGPSGTGKSHFTEGLAQAAIEKDLRVSWFTLETLAAAIGKSKVDGSTARTVARICRADLIVVDDIGLLPVGEDAAEAFYRIIDAAYERRSIAVTSNIHPSGFDTIMPKTLAGASTDRLMHHAHLVQTSGDSHRLAEALAGKGVVPLN; the protein is encoded by the coding sequence ATGAGCTTTCCCCACCCGCCGGCGATCCCCGAGGAACTCGACAAGCTGATGCGCCGGATGCGCCTGCCCTACATGCGCAAGGCGGCACCCGACGTGCTGGCCACCGCCCGGGCGCAACGCTGGGATCCCGCCGAGGTGCTGCGGCTGCTGATCTCCGAGGAGGTCACCGGCCGCGACGCGGCCACCCGCCGCCTTCGCCGGCACGCGGCGAACTTCCCGACCGGCAAGACCCTGGCGTCCTGGCGGGCCGAGGACTCCACGATCCCCGAGCCGACCCAGAACTCGCTGGTCACCCTGGAGTGGATCGGCCGGGCGGAGAATCTGGTGATCGCCGGCCCGTCGGGGACCGGGAAGTCGCACTTCACGGAGGGTCTGGCGCAGGCCGCGATCGAGAAGGACCTGCGGGTGTCGTGGTTCACCCTGGAGACCTTGGCCGCCGCGATCGGCAAGTCGAAGGTCGACGGGTCGACCGCTCGGACCGTCGCGCGGATCTGCCGGGCCGACCTCATCGTCGTTGATGATATTGGCCTATTGCCGGTCGGCGAGGATGCCGCCGAGGCGTTCTACCGGATCATCGACGCCGCCTACGAGCGCCGCTCGATCGCGGTGACCAGCAACATCCACCCGTCCGGCTTCGACACGATCATGCCCAAGACCCTCGCCGGGGCCAGCACCGATCGGCTCATGCACCACGCTCACCTGGTCCAGACATCCGGCGACTCGCATCGCCTCGCCGAGGCCCTCGCCGGCAAGGGAGTGGTCCCCTTGAACTGA
- a CDS encoding transposase — translation MEIKRRRTNRKTGKVETKTVYAVTSLTPEQATPAQLAQLVQEHWSVEALHHIRDVTYGEDASRVRTGTAPESWPPCATSPSD, via the coding sequence ATGGAGATCAAGCGCCGCCGCACCAACCGCAAGACCGGCAAGGTCGAGACGAAGACCGTCTACGCCGTCACGAGCCTCACGCCCGAACAGGCCACCCCCGCCCAGCTGGCCCAACTCGTACAGGAGCACTGGTCGGTGGAAGCCCTGCACCACATCCGCGACGTGACCTACGGCGAGGACGCCTCACGCGTCCGAACCGGGACCGCCCCCGAATCATGGCCACCCTGCGCAACCTCGCCATCGGACTGA
- the istA gene encoding IS21 family transposase — protein MEIFEAYDLTETVWSAAALTGHDPKTVKRYVEARASGRNPFEREPRPKMIDGFLEKIEEWVEQSKASIRADVVHDKLVKMGFQGSARSTRRAVNAAKTAWRAGKRRTYRPWIPEPGRWLQFDWGEGPKINGRRTWLFCAWLSWSRFRVVIPVWDCTLGTLVACLDTTLRRIGGAPTYVLTDNAKTVTVEHIAGIPVRHPQMVAAGRHYGCQVVSCVPYDPESKGGAEATVRIAKADLVPTEANLLPAYDSFAELADACRIWCEQVNTRRHRATGQVPADRLDVERTTLHVLPLEPLALALGEERVVGSDRTVSFNSVRYSTPPGYTGARVWCRVVGDELSITARTPSGDLAEIWRHQLSTPGVPQIIDAHYPDHSDGRGVHQPRLQPRSEAEIAFVGIGPGAGRWLKEAGPAGAARIRAKMAHAVELATVLGNDRVDQALGLAAAAGRFAEDDLVSILEHIAANKPAAQVVRADEAHSVQNGTIGWQALGR, from the coding sequence ATGGAGATATTCGAGGCGTACGACCTGACCGAGACGGTCTGGTCGGCGGCCGCGCTCACGGGGCACGACCCGAAGACGGTCAAGCGGTATGTCGAGGCCCGCGCCAGCGGGCGGAACCCGTTCGAGCGTGAGCCGCGGCCGAAGATGATCGACGGCTTCCTGGAGAAGATCGAGGAGTGGGTCGAGCAGTCGAAGGCGTCGATCCGCGCGGACGTGGTCCACGACAAGCTCGTGAAGATGGGCTTCCAGGGCAGCGCGCGCTCGACCCGGCGGGCGGTGAACGCGGCGAAGACCGCGTGGAGGGCAGGCAAGCGCCGGACCTACCGGCCGTGGATCCCCGAGCCCGGGAGGTGGCTGCAGTTCGACTGGGGCGAGGGCCCGAAGATCAACGGCAGGCGGACCTGGCTGTTCTGCGCCTGGCTGTCCTGGTCCCGGTTCCGGGTGGTGATCCCGGTCTGGGACTGCACTCTGGGAACGCTGGTGGCCTGCCTGGACACCACGCTGCGGAGGATCGGCGGGGCGCCGACCTACGTGCTGACCGACAACGCGAAGACGGTCACCGTCGAGCACATCGCCGGGATCCCGGTCCGGCATCCGCAGATGGTCGCCGCGGGCCGGCACTACGGCTGTCAGGTCGTCAGTTGCGTTCCCTACGACCCCGAGAGCAAGGGCGGGGCGGAGGCCACTGTCCGGATCGCGAAGGCCGACCTGGTCCCCACCGAGGCGAACCTGCTGCCGGCCTACGACTCCTTCGCCGAGCTCGCGGACGCCTGCCGGATCTGGTGCGAGCAGGTGAACACGCGCCGGCACCGGGCGACCGGGCAGGTCCCGGCCGACCGGCTCGACGTCGAACGCACCACGCTGCACGTCCTCCCGCTGGAGCCGCTGGCGCTCGCGCTGGGCGAGGAGCGGGTGGTCGGCTCGGACCGCACGGTCAGCTTCAACTCGGTGCGCTACTCGACGCCGCCCGGCTACACCGGCGCCAGAGTCTGGTGCCGGGTCGTCGGCGACGAGCTGTCGATCACCGCCCGCACCCCGTCCGGCGACCTGGCCGAGATCTGGCGGCACCAGCTGTCCACGCCCGGCGTCCCGCAGATCATCGACGCCCACTACCCCGACCACTCCGACGGCCGCGGCGTCCACCAGCCCAGGCTCCAGCCCCGCTCCGAGGCGGAGATCGCGTTCGTGGGCATCGGCCCCGGCGCCGGCCGCTGGCTCAAGGAAGCCGGCCCCGCCGGAGCGGCCCGGATCCGCGCGAAGATGGCCCACGCCGTCGAACTCGCCACCGTCCTGGGCAACGACCGGGTCGACCAGGCCCTCGGCCTCGCGGCCGCGGCCGGGCGCTTCGCCGAGGACGACCTGGTCTCCATCCTGGAGCACATCGCCGCCAACAAGCCCGCCGCGCAGGTCGTCCGCGCCGATGAGGCCCACTCCGTCCAGAACGGCACGATCGGCTGGCAGGCCCTGGGCCGCTGA